In a genomic window of Helianthus annuus cultivar XRQ/B chromosome 10, HanXRQr2.0-SUNRISE, whole genome shotgun sequence:
- the LOC110883760 gene encoding uncharacterized protein LOC110883760, with amino-acid sequence MESKKKVVEEQQSHEKVVNWEDFQHEVARLSSLSSTVNEANYNKSLMQEKLNDYLQFEAESLSWSNQLDEMREKLEARKLVMGNTSMNLKVVQEKAKKQEDQLNSQIRSLLMAGTSLSVASRSLQEENNSLAGERGYGHLKNVQKLLRMRQQFLVFQISLLYPVKVATGHTFDQELDSYSNNSKSGNPSGVKPLDASGSLTISGLHLTVLPFKKMSFFTDKKEVQSSATALGYVAHVCMFLNLHIPFFLVFKLHQNMFLSLYVRPFTSVVYLLPDRNEYW; translated from the exons ATGGAATCGAAGAAGAAGGTTGTAGAAGAACAACAGAGTCACGAGAAGGTTGTGAATTGGGAGGATTTTCAGCATGAGGTTGCTCGCCTTTCCAGTTTGTCGTCTACGGTTAATGAAGCCAATTATAACAAGTCTTTGATGCAGGAGAAACTTAACGACTATTTACAG TTTGAAGCAGAGTCATTAAGTTGGTCTAATCAATTAGATGAGATGCGTGAAAAATTGGAAGCACGGAAATTGGTAATGGGAAACACGTCAATGAATTTAAAAGTCGTACAAGAAAAGGCTAAAAAGCAGGAGGATCAACTAAACTCCCAGATTAGATCTTTGCTTATGGCCGGAACTTCTCTTTCTGTTGCTAGTAGGAGCTTGCAG GAAGAAAATAATTCTTTGGCTGGAGAAAGAGGGTATGGTCATTTAAAGAATGTGCAGAAGTTGCTGAGGATGAGACAGCAATTCTTGGTGTTCCAAATTTCATTACTCTATCCTGTGAAAGTTGCCACTGGACATACATTCGACCAAGAACTTGATTCATATTCCAACAACAGTAAATCAG GGAATCCTTCTGGAGTGAAACCACTTGATGCCTCAGGATCTCTGACTATATCAGGTCTTCATCTGACTGTACTCCCTTTTAAGAAAATGAGTTTTTTCACTGATAAGAAGGAAGTCCAGAGCTCAGCAACTGCTCTTGGTTATgttgcacatgtatgtatgtttcttaacctccacataccattttttcttgttttcaaattacatcAAAACATGTTTTTGTCATTGTACGTTCGACCTTTTACTAGTGTGGTGTATCTTTTACCTGATAGAAATGAGTACTGGTAA